The genomic window gatttgaaaatactttcattGTAAAAGTAGgcgtttaataaaattttaaaatttattttctaaaaaattttaaaaatcacttgtaatgaTATTAAAGTAATGCTCAAAATTTCATCGATATTACTTAATACTTcatatataattcaaattatttcatTAGATGATTTTAGTTTTGTCATGTTGCATGTGAAAGTTTACAAAGATACACAAAAACAATAGcaagtattttattattttaaatttaattaaggaataaaaaattgaattttaggtTGAAAGTAAATAACATTTTtgtataaaatcaaataagtattaaaagaaaaaaaaagtttttttcactcatttttaaatttttcactacaaatttaattttaaacaactcacttataaaaaaaaaaccataaaatatgaatcaaaatttataaaatacaatttttaaatagttatttaaaaataattaatattttatatactttttttttttatcaaagacTCCATATTTAACCATTCAGGTATTATCTTTTAATGATATGTATACTACATTTAACTCATAAgtgtataaaatttgaattatttttaaaggattcttattttataattatttttaaactcaCTTTTTTTGTGTTTCATATTTTGTTATCGGAAATCTAGGCAATGGGTGTTGCTCTCCTATGTGatattcattattaattataattttcttaatatttacaATACAATTGaggaataaaaacttaaatcttgggataaaaaaaaaatcatttttatgataaattgAATAAGGATTACAAGAAAATCTTGTTGATTTTTATAtagcaattttttaaaaacaaataaagggAAGTTGAGAAATTTCGATACTAGAAagagatttttaatttttaatttatttattttacaaaatgatgCCAAAAAATTCTTTCACCTGGTTCCCTTAGATTGTATAAATCAAACCTTtgacacccaaaaaaaaaaaagaaaaaaaaaagaagaagaaaagaaaagaaatgtctgcACATAAAGATGTGATGGAGGATTTTTCAAAAAAGCAAacctaaaaaatttcaaaaatatttgatccatttGGCCTTTCTAGGTAGTTGCATTGGCATGGAGGGAATAGTAATGAATGGAGTAGGGGGAAAACCATTTTCCCTAAGAAGAGtgtttttttgtaatatttttactGAAATTGTTGTTGGGCTAGTTAGATTCGGGTACTTTAGTTAGTTGATTGAAATAATTgggaggaggaagaagagaaaagggTGTGATATCAGAAGCATTATACTCTAAGTCTAGCCCTAATGCTAACCCTAGAGCTCAAAAACAATCCCAAGGTAGTACCCTAAATTAAGGAAGGAAGCCCCAAACACCATTAGTTTATGATCTGAGAACACAGCCCACCAGCTTTTTCTGCCCCACTTTATAATAAAGTAAAAGGggagaataaaaaagaatactaaacaaatgaaagaagagaggaaagagaGGAAACAAATGCAAAAGCCTTTCAACCCCACAATGAAAATTCTTTCAAGACATATAGGACTCTTTGGGTTTCTTCAACCTCATCTGGGAAAGCAAACAGGACTCTGAAAGCTTCAACAAAGGGTCTTGTTTTTGGGTGTATGAGCAAAGCAAGAAGTAGGACAAAGTGAaagagagaaagtgaaagagagaaaagggattttcttttctttggtgttataatttttttgtggggagggaaGGGATGAAGTGGGGTGTTTTGCAGAGCTGATCAGTGTAACAAATGATGGCTGGAAACCCTAACTGGTGGAGCATGAATAACATGCGACCACCCTCATCGCAGCAGTCTTCTTCTGCTTTCTTATCTCCCCCCACTCTCTTCTCTCCTAGATATGTACCTGAATCTTCTTCATCACTGCCTTTCAATTCTTTGGCTGACACCCCAGACCTTCCACACTCATGGAGCCAGCTACTTCTGTAAATCTCTCTCtcaaagtttttctttttcttgtactTACTATCCTTGCTTTCACATGGGTTTCAATGGCTTTTaatccaaaaatcaaatttgtcCCATGTTGTTCCAGTCTCTCTTCTTAAAGATCTAATCTCATGTCCTTAATGAGCTTTTTCAACTCAGGAATTTCATGGGTTTTTTTCTGTAGAAAACTGACATATGTTTATGTGATCTATCCTTCAATTTACACCTGTCTTAGCATCTCGAAATGGGTTTCTGAATTTGGTGATGAAATGTTTGGGTTTTGGTGATTGTCATTTTTCAGGGTTGGATCATCAGGTGAGGAAGATAGGTTTGGTTCAAGTGATTTTCAAGCTAAGAATGTGGAATGGGAAGACCAAATCTTGAATACATCCCAGAGGATTCCCGCAGTTGATGTAAAGCAAGAAGTAGTCTCTCAAAGTAGCCACCCCTATAATCATGGAGATGAAGGCTTTCAGACATCAAGACCTCCTTGGTCCCAAATCATGCCAGTTTCCTCTCCTAGGTCGTGCGTTACAAACTTGAGCACTAACATATTAGACTTCTCTAACAAGGCTGGTGTTAGGAATCAACATGCAGATCATTCAACTGAGGtatgagaagaaaaagaaaaagaatcgCAGAAAGGAAAATTGAGCTTCATGAGCTAAAGTTATCTATGAATTTCCTATAGTTTAGTTAGCAAAGTGGTTTAAGTATAATTGAATTTACTCATGGATCTGTTTGTTTGTGTATTTGCTCCATTCACAAGTGTAACAGCACGGCGACTGGTGGGGCATGTAAAAAGGCTAGGGTTCAACCCTCTCCGAGCCAACCACCACTAAAGGTAAGAGAGAAAAATCTCTTTCTCTTTGAGTGTAGAATGTTGTGTCTTTCCTGATTGTCTATTTCTTCAAGCATGTGTGATTCTTCTGCTACTATACTATACTATCTaccaaaacaagaagaaaaaacagtaaagaaaaaagagagaaattctCTAGAAAACAGAAAACTAGTAATTTAacattctttctttttatatatattaattaatttactcTGAACCAGGTGAGAAAGGAGAAGCTGGGTGATAGAATAACAGCCCTTCACCAGTTAGTTTCCCCATTTGGAAAGGTAATCCCAAGCTGGTTCTCTCTCCTCCTCTTGACTCATACTGAACAGGAAGGAATATCACACAAGCCAATTTTTTATGAACAAACCCAtaaagagattttcttttttgtcttttttttttcttttttaatttcccACTGAATAAAGCTcatatctttaaaattttctcgTTCTTTGATCtgggtttttctcttttaacaTTAAAGAGGGATGAGAAAGATGACTGGGGTGAATTGTGGGTGTGTTTCTCTTTTGCAGACTGACACTGCTTCTGTCTTGTTAGAAGCTATTGGGTATATCAGATTCCTTCAGGGTCAAATTGAGGTGATGTTTTCTTCCACCACATTTTATGCTTTGCAAACGACCAAGTATTCCGGTGGGAAAGAGAGCATGCACCTAAAGTTTCATTTATTCATGCTTTTCTGAACATTCTGTAGTTATtgaagttataaaatttattcttttttcaatcTTTCCCCCCCTTGAATGCAGGCCCTTAGCTCTCCGTACTTGGGCAATGCATCAGGAAACATGAGGAACCAACAGTGTGTAAGTACCCATACATTTATACCCTTTTCCCATTTCCCAAAGCAACAAGCCAAGATCCTCTCTCCcactcactctctctctctctctctctctctctctctctctctccccttgCTCAATGTGGGTAACTTTAACATAAATATATGTAGAGAGAGAGTGATCAATTGATTAATGAGGATGGGTTTGTTTTCAGGTTCAAGGCGAAATGAATTGTATATTTCCCAAAGACCCTGGTCAGGTATGCTTTATTGGATCCATCACGTAGGGTGAGCCTTTGGTTTGAAAAGAATCCAATTACCTATTTTTATAATTGATAAAGAAAAGTATGGGATCAAAGAACAAGGTTCTCAGCTTTATAAACTTTAACTTCAGCAATTCCTTAAACCACCACTTGGTACTACCCTTACTTTAATCAATGGAAATAGGCATACAAGAAAACGAGTTGAAACTCCTAAAGAAAAGCTAACAtttctcctttcctttctcCTTCATCAAGCTCCTGAACGACAACTGCCTCAAAAGAAAAGGATCAGCACCTAATCAGCAGGTATATATATACGCATTCCTCCTTGCTCAATTattcaaaatctaaaaaaatttcgGCTTTTTTAACCTTCtgttcttatatatattttaggatACACAAGATGCACCAAAGGACTTGAAGAGTAGAGGGTTGTGCCTGGTTCCGGTTTCGTGCACTCAGCAGGTTGGAAGTGACAATGGAGCCGATTATTGGTCTCCGGCTCTCGGTGGAGGGTTTTGATCCGCGGTACATGTGTGGCTGTGTAGTATGCTCAAGCTTTCATGGAATGAGATAATATCATGAGCAGTCACTCTGCTAATTTCTAAGGGTGATTGCTCATGATGCTATGCATTCTAGACAGGAAGCCAGTGTGCTATATTTTACTGATGAGCTCTTTCATATACAGTTTCTGTACTctatatatacaattttaagATTTAAGCTATCATACAGAGCTTCATGTGTGTGAAGTTCAATCACTATTTTATGCTGATCATCACAAGCACTTTCCAGTGAGTACTATATATAGCCATTCTTTAATCTTCTTACTTTAAAAAAACCCATTGAACTGGAgcaaaataatttacaaaaaggCATTTTTCTTGCACTGAATCTTCAAAAGAGAAGCAATATCGCTTTCTTTAATGGCAATTCTGCTCACCCACTTGATAATTATCTTTGAATAAGTGTCCATTAATCCCTCTTTCATCAATGATTACGTACTGCTTTGTATATGTGTCACAAAAGCTATACTGGGAAATCTAAATTCCATTAGGACCATGTATATGATTTGGAACATTGTTTCTTCCTTGAGTTGCCGTCATGGtggtagaaatgtgatattccCAGTCATTTTCTGAAAAGTTGGAAtattatatgcatatatatggGTATCAACATGCGCAAATAGTCCAGTTTGATAACAAAACTAAAGGGGATTAATATACCATATGACCCTAGTGTACAAGTTGAGACAATAGCACTGCCCTATGAGTCTACTTAATTGACCCAACTGCTTTTCAAGAGATGCTTAAGTACCTGTTAGTCAACCCCCCTTGATCAGCTAAAACATTTTGTGGGCTTTCAGAACCTTAATGTGAGAACTCTTTTGGCACCCAAAGGCCACTTCAAGACCAATGCAAACAGATAGATTTAAACCCCAAGATTTTTATGGCTCAAAACTCTGATCCCATGTTAAAAGCCTAGACCATGCaacattaaggttatgtttggttccggaaagtacaaaggaaagaaaaaaaatgttaaggaaaatgattttctcatatttggttgtattataaaatattccaaaaaaattgaatataattaaaattagttagaaacttatacattctaaaattatttaacttttatattgatgagttaaaataaataaaatgagtttgaaatagcaaataaaaataatttattatctttaactctatattttattttcctttactttttctttccttttaattttcctctctattttctttcattcgcattttctctcaaatttttcgagaaccaaacatagcctaaatgtCTGTCACGGGGTCTATTTCGACCCGACAataattttgattcttttgaatgACTAGCTTAAGCAACTCtgattgcaaaaaaaaattgattgggTAGTAGTTACTTCCTATGCTTGGAAGCACTTCTTAACTCTCCCAAAATCACTCCCAAATGGAGTCTAAATTACCCGTTGCTCTAAAAGTTTAACCGTTAGGATCAACAATGTATATCAATGGGACGGTTCAATCAACATAATCAAACTTAAGAAAAAAGTACTTTGCTAGAGGACTGAATgagtttttattcttttctagtAAATGTAGATGATATAATGCAATGATATGTTGATATATTCCATTCTCCATCCTACAAGAGGACAGGATTACAACTCCCCTCCATGAGTCAAATATGTGGGAATATATCTCTTCATATTTTTGACACATTCCTTTCAGCTCTACAACCCTGTCCAAGGACTTTCACATGCATACAAAGTATATAGCAATCCAAGTTTGTTCCTTAGCCATTTCTAAGTAAAAGTAGAGAACATGCCAGGCATTATTCATGTGAGATGGCTCAACAAAATTGCTCAATATGGACCCCATTTTTCAGGTCTCTCTAGAGTCTATGACTACTCCTGGCTTGGACCCAAGTGTGTGAAATGGGCTCCCTCCCATGGGCCCATAACCTCCTTATCTCACCAAAACGTTGTTGCTACAAAAGTCATTCACGCGGTTCTTTCttgtaaaaagttaaaaacatttgacaTATTTAAATTCccttttttaggaaaaaaaacaaaagaaaaaagaaaaaagaaaaaatttctgGCTGACTTGCTGTAGTGAATCACATCAGCCCACTATCACCAGGAATATCTCATTCGTATTTTGATTTTGGGCCCGACCTAAGCTTATGTTCACTTTTGGGCTCAAGATGCTTGTCACTTAGGGTCTGTATTTTTTTGGAATGGTTCTCAAGATCAAAATTAGAACTAAAAtgtacaaaataattttcttatttttattctcttcaTTAAGGTATTGTGTGGGGTTCCTAAAacgttttcaattatttatcaGACTAtactttaccaaaaaaaaaattaacataaaacACCTTAAAATTGTTCATAAAACCAATATATTTgttagaataattttattttaaaaaaattatttttgatgtaaaatttatcaaatataggTCATATTTTATaactgttttataaaataatttctattctctagaaaaaaaaattaaaaatatttgaaaacgttcttaaaaacaaaaaacaatgtgttttcaaaaaataatttttagttatttcctctaattttttaaagattattttacaaaataattatacatgattaaaaataaaaccttaaatataaaatttatttttaaaaacattaaaaattaggtctaaaacatttttaagtttttaaacagcatttattctataaaatattaaaggacaatttggaaaaaaagtttcaaaaattgcATTTCAAATCTGAAAATGGTTACCAAATAAAAGCTTATTTTCTAAACTAGAAAATTCAATAACAATCCCAAAGATACCCTTAATCTaaactaaatttgaaagaaatctcAGCCCACAAGCAAATTGGACAAGGACCAATATTGGGCTGGTTCAGCCTCAAAACAGTCCCCTGGGCCACCATGCTTACACAAATTTCTCATGAAAACTTTGCCCgaatatattttccttcaaaacaaACAGACCTTAAGAATTCGGTGTCATATCCTCATCCCAAGAAACCCTTACTCCTCTCTTTTCCGAAATTGGGGTTGCGTGAATCATTAGCCATGGCAAATTCACGAAAGCAAACTGCTATTGTCGTCATTGACATGCAcgtcttcctctctctctctctctctctctctctctctctctttcttgtaAGTTATAACCCACTTTGTTTCCAGGGAAAATATCTTTCCAGAAAAATTTTCCCTGGAAAATAGATGTCAGTTTCTGAATGGAACAGGTACATACTGACCAGGAGACATGATATGACAATACTgttgtttttaaatcaaaataaatgttGATGGGAAATGTTGTTCGAGGAAGTATGTGAAAACAAACATACATTTTGGtaaatgagaaggaaaaattTTCCTGGAAATATGTCTCTAGGTTATTTTCCACTGTTACTGCCACGGCTGACATACATTTTGGTACGTCGTTTTCCACCATGTTGAAACCGATACTAGAATGGCCTATTGCAGGTGTCGTGTTGCATAGAAACTTCTGTTTTGGTTTACCTCTCCACATAATTTGGTACCCTACGTTTTACCCCACTTGTATTGTTTGCCCATTTGGTTTGAATTATTCACCCTATGGTTGCGATGTTGGCCACATTcccttttctttaatattttttacaagCCCATCATTTGATTTATATAATTGAATCTGTTGAGATCATCTTCGTGGATAACTAGGATTAAGGGCTACTTATATCAAGTTCATCATGTTAAATAGCATCATTATATGTttattatgagaaaaaaaaagttatgaaatgAAGATGAGTTCGTGAAAATTATAtgtgataaataaatattaaggaAGAGTGGAAAATACCAAATCTCGAGGAAGAGAACTTGTGATTTGATTTGA from Vitis vinifera cultivar Pinot Noir 40024 chromosome 9, ASM3070453v1 includes these protein-coding regions:
- the LOC100248013 gene encoding transcription factor bHLH68, whose protein sequence is MMAGNPNWWSMNNMRPPSSQQSSSAFLSPPTLFSPRYVPESSSSLPFNSLADTPDLPHSWSQLLLVGSSGEEDRFGSSDFQAKNVEWEDQILNTSQRIPAVDVKQEVVSQSSHPYNHGDEGFQTSRPPWSQIMPVSSPRSCVTNLSTNILDFSNKAGVRNQHADHSTECNSTATGGACKKARVQPSPSQPPLKVRKEKLGDRITALHQLVSPFGKTDTASVLLEAIGYIRFLQGQIEALSSPYLGNASGNMRNQQCVQGEMNCIFPKDPGQLLNDNCLKRKGSAPNQQDTQDAPKDLKSRGLCLVPVSCTQQVGSDNGADYWSPALGGGF